The sequence below is a genomic window from Eleutherodactylus coqui strain aEleCoq1 unplaced genomic scaffold, aEleCoq1.hap1 HAP1_SCAFFOLD_26, whole genome shotgun sequence.
GCTGCACAAAATACTCGATTAAGGCCCTGCTTCAGGATCTCTATTGGCTTTAAGCCCAGAATGTAACGGTCCTTTTAggctgaacgattctcgtttgcacaagtgacgtcatcaccagctcattcgctctcgtggagcctgtttagacaggcagatagtcgttcaatgagaatcattcactgTTTAGGCAAATGGGAAAGAGTGATTGATCAGTGTTTAAAGCGAAGCAGCCAACCATTTTTAagattgcataaaatgaacgacgagtaGGAAGCGAACGATTCTTGTTCGACTTTCAGTCGTTGGCTCAAGTTTAGACCAAACAATCATCGCTCACTTTccctcgtttgaacgattttttgaatgatcatcattctgtctaaaagctCCTTAACGAGTATCGCCCAAACATTCATTTTATTTTACCTCCGTGGTTCAAATGTAGGTATGCTTGTGTGTTATATGTCGTTGTTTTGGAAGCATCGGTGGCCTTACAGTTGACCAGATATTCCCTTTCACACGGCAGGACTATGGTCAGTACTTTATATCGGTATGTATGAACCTTCAGAGAATATGTATATGGGAGAAATATGTGCCTCTTCCATGttttggatccactcctggttttggcttacaaatagtgACTGTGTGGCAGTCGCCCTAAGCTTTTTATGACTTACTAGTAGAAAGCCGGTCCCAGGTCGGCgactataatctatatatataatctcCAGGCTCAGGAAAATgattcagtggaattaggaataatagttataattagagataaacgagcaccaaaatgctcgggtgcttgttattcgagtcgagcttttcataatattcaagagctctattcgagtaacgaaccccattgaagaccctctccccctctcttccccccccccctcttcgccccccccctctctccccctctctcagcaaaccacatactgctgtggaggtgcgcacgctggcacgtcacagcaggaagtagtaatgtggtgaggggtcgaactcggcgtggtactcacacgagtaacgagcaccattgagtatgctaatacttgaacgagcatcaagctcggacgagcatgttcgctcaactctagatatAATACAAAGATGTCATCTATTACGAATGCACAAAATTGTCAATGCAAACCAATGTCCCTTTGTATCTTCCCCACCTGCCCACTTCACTAGACactggcagatttttttttttttaaatctgcgcaagtttttctttctatttttatttttcagtaaaCAGCTGTTGAATGACTTTTGTCATACAAGGGGGCTACGAAAAATTAGCCTGGCACTGTACTCTTATGAAGGCCGTCTAAATGAAAAGCTTTGTTGTCTATACCAACCAaaagccgtgctgtgattggttggtgtagACAACAAAGACAttctcttttagacagttttgaaagGAGTGTGATGCCGGGCTGCTTTTCCGTggccaccctgtagatgctatggtgatgatgagtgagtgtgagttacataatgcatagagatgagggcagagttgttgtGATAACAAACCTCACCACATCGGGCTAAGATGTGCATATACAGACTGCAGACAGCACATCGTCAATATTTAAAAACCAAATGAGACCTATCACCATCATTCAGAGCGCTAGACATTGTACATGAAAAACCAAAAGGGAGTATAATACAAAGTAGTGCAATACGTGATATGAGAGGATGATTACTGCTGTCTTATTTGCATAATGTAGACTCGGTGGTTTCCCATCTGTGTCGgctggaggttccgtcgcagatccggctgaaaatgCTTCTTCTGTCCAAAACCGGCCAGCTTTACTGGACCCCATTCTAGTTAATGTTATCCgcctggcgctgttcggttccatgtAGAGACAGAGCCGTTCGGCCGCagaattccgctttcctgcttcccaaatggagccctatgcagatgtgaaactaccctaacatCCATATTCAACCATATACCGGCCACTCCTGGGAAGGTATATTACCAGGAGTGTAGCTTTAcgggatgcagaggtagcaagCGCTACCGGGCCCTAGAGCCTTAGGGAGTCAAAAAGCCTCTTCATcgcataagaagacaccagtattatagatggcacatggtaggtaaggggccctgttacagattttgcattggggcctgagTGGTTGGTTGTAGTGTTCGGGATGGGTCACAAAAATGTTTTATCCTCCACCTTCACCATACACATATCAGTTGGCGTTGGATAAAAGGGCATGTATTTTTGATGGGGTCGTGGGAAAAAGTAGCCACTGGACGTTTCTGGTGCTACACATCTGAAAGGACAGGATGTTGTCCGGAACATGTCATCTGTTTCACCCAATAGCGGACATTGGAGCATAATCTGCaagcaaacatactgtataagtACAAATGGCTATTGTTTTATAGATGTTTTTCACGGTTTGTGGAATTTTTCCTTGATTTTGACCTAGTGTTCTTATAGAAAATACATGGTGACTTGGCCAGGTTTAATGTACAGGAGATGCGATTGTGACAGTTATATGGAAATCACATACAGAATATCTCTCTCACATTATGTTATTGCTTATGtaataatatgtaatattatgTTTCTTGAAATTTTAGAGTCATTTTCCCAGAGAGACTATTACTTGAGAGCGCTGCAGAAACTTGAGTCTCAGTCTGATGTCTTAGAGATGTTAGGAGCTCCACCACTTAAGGTCCATAATCTTCGACTGCTGGACAAATACAACCGTGTTGACAAGACAACAGCCCAGGTAGATCTTATGTCGTAATACTAACTGCTGAGACAACATAATGTCATCCTCGAACAGAAATGAGAGAGCTGGACAGCGCCTTTTGTTGGTGGTCCGTGGTGGGTGGAACGGGAACCTGGGATGGTTTATAGTAGAAGGCACATAGAGTGCAGAGAAATTGTGGAAGTCACAAGAACGGAGAAACCCTGTCCCAAAGTAGGAACATCAGACGAGAGCATGCATGGAGGAGAACTGGGGAGCGTGGCCCCCAGAAGTGGTACCAAGTATATAGAAAAAAGGAAGAATTGACTCCTGCACTCAGGGTGAGCCGTGTGTTGCCACTAGTGAATGGCCTAGGTATTAGACATGTGTACGTGTGTGGACTGTTGAGGTGATAGAATGAGTCAGAGCCCTCTAGGGTGAAGTATAAAAGGATTTATTAAACAGAGCTCAAGTAgacagtgcaacgcgtttcggaggctAAACTCTCCTTTCTGAAGAACAGAATGACTGGTGTGGGTGAAAaattacattataattagagatgagcgaacatactcgttaagggcgatttcgcaatcgggcatcgctattttcgagtacctggctactcgggtgaaaagatccgaggggcggcgtggtggagcggggggttgcagagtacATACTCGCCcctaacgagtacgttcgctcatctctaattataatatatattaaaaacacaCATAAGAAACATTGGTAGGGCATAGAAAAGGATAGTTAAAAAGAGGGGAATAATGTATGATAAGAAGAAGTTAAAATACATTTCATGTAGGTCAATCAATTTAAACAATTATCGTAAGCATTTTCAATTAAAAACTGCTTTGATGTGGCAAATAAAATAAAGTGTTGGATTGGCTTAGGATGGCTGGTGGTATAGCAAATGGGGGAAATTGTAAAGCATAATCGAGGAGACAATGCTATAGGAAATGGAACGGTTATATCATTAtctataaaaaaaaggaaaaaattaataaacataAAAACCATAGGAGTAGAGATGGTGCTACCCACAATTACAATAGCTGCAGCAGTTGAAACTTTGATCTGTATAACTGTTATCTTACCTCCCCCTAATGTGCAACTGTCGGGTAACGGGAaactcctagaatggtagagttggaagggacctcaagggtcatcgggtccaaccccctgatcaatgcaggatcactaaatcatcccagacagatgtctgtccagccgctgtttgaacacttccattgaaggagaactcaccacctcctgtggtaacctgtttcactcattgatcaccctcactgtctaatatctaatttgtgtctcctccctttcagtttcatccaattgcttctagtgtTTCCTTCCAGATGAAATAAGAGAGGTTATATCCTTGGCAAGgggaatatattaaaaaaaagaggcTAAGGTTGGGCTCAcgagtgggtcggattccgcatccgCGAGGcccacaggcggtcatgcgcagtacagttttttccccatttattcgtatttcctgcactgtcctgcatacgGGCTGCGGGTCGGGTGactccactgacatcaatggacaCCTTCCgggcggattctgcagcaaaatagagcatggtgtgaTTTATCTTCCACTTGCAGAATATGCAGttcatatctgcgagtgtgaacacaaaatttgaaaatgcatgcctttcaatgctcaCGTTTTACCGCAGATCGTCCGTGCAGACAGCGATTGCGGGATCCGCAATCCAaatttgcgcatgcgtgccaggcctaaaggtgcttttacacagggcaaTCTGTTGGCCAACAGATGCTCTACAGgttgtcccagtgataatcaAATGAATGGATGTCGAATGGAGCGGGGGTCATTCCGGCCCGCCTCCATTCAacgtaagcaggcagtcgttcataagtgataccgcctgtttacacggaacggtaAGTCATTCAGTTTGATGAATGAGAGGTGGAAgacttctcgttcgtcgttcagtcagcATGCGTTTATACAGAAcgatatcattcagattctcgctggaccaCGGGAACCCAAACagcaatcgttccatgtaaaagcacctttaaggctccttcacacatcagtattttgtgagccaaaaccaaggCCGCGTCCGGAATATGGAAGGAATACAAATCAttccattctactttctctctacgttccactcctggttttggctcacaaaatactaatGATATATAGTGCCGTGCAAAGAAGCCCTAAAGTGTGAGGGAATCTGAGGAGAATGGTCTGATATATAGAATGCTTAGAGCACATGAGGGGCTGGTTGCATTGAAGTCTTTTAGGAAAGTGTCTGGGGCGAGGGAGCGGCgaggaggtggagaagagttgtttttttcccccatttttgtaggggtcttgtagagatgagcgagcatactcgctaagggcaaatactcgaccgagtattgtccttaccgagtacctgtccgctcgtgagaaaagattcaggtgccggcgggggtgagcggtgtgttgggGGAgtgaacatggggggggggggggagacctccctccgccccccccccttcccctgctcactcccgcaacacaccgctcacccccgccggcacccgaatcttttctgatgagcgggcaggtatttgcccttagcgagtatgctcgctcatctctagtctaaatATTTTTTGTTTGGGTGGAGTTTACAACTTGTTTACGTATAAATATAATTGGTTGCATTATTTGAGGGgtaattgcattaaaaaatttaccttaaaaaaaaatctaaaaaaaagatAGAATAAAACAATTCTGCAGCTCTAGAGGTGGCCAGACGCATGGCATATAGATCTGCTGAATTGACTGATATTGTCAGGACCGGCTAATCATCCAAGGGCAGATGCAAGAGGGAGTTACATCTCAACTGCTCCCTTTGTTTGTGGGAGATAAGCTGCCGCCAGAGGAGTCTCATCGCAGCTTTCTGCCAGCATGGGCGGGGGGGGGTGTCAGGAGACATGGCCAGCAGCTCGTGTGTTTGgatagccaaagccagaataagaCAAGTAAAGTTTTTAGAAAATCCGTGAACATTTTATGCCTATTTTAACAGTGAAAGTTGTTCTAACAGACTCCTGTGTGAGGCTGTAACGCTCTGCGGTGAGTCACCTACAGCACATGGACCTACCTCTCCAACTATGGCATTATTAGCTGATGTCATACACTGGGAATCTGAAGAGCCTGTTTATATCACAGCCATTTGTTTTGTACTACTGAGTTCCATCTGTTTCCAGATCAAGATCCCGGTGTCCGGAGCCACACGGGGCGGCTATCTCTACAGCAAAGCTGTCAAAGACCAGGTCCACCAGAGGTGTGTAGTGGCAGCAGAGGCAACGCATCCGGTCCTTCTTAGTATTTCATTGTTCCAAAGAGAGATGTTCTACTCCCTATATATTAcaacaactatatatatatatatatatatatatatatatatatatatatatatatatatatatatatatatatatatacacacacatacacacacacacacacacacacctacatcACATTTATACAATGCTTTTTAAGAATCCATACCACATGTAGGCGATACGGCTGAAGGCGGAACGATTAACACTCAAAAAGTCATTCAAACAAATAAAAAGTGAACTTACGAACGGGAATCGGTGACTTCTCATTCGTTAATTTTTAAGCCTACAGAAAgtgatcgttggctcgttcactcgtcgttgcgtgtaaacacttcTTCAGTGGTTCATATAGCAAATGTTAAACAGTGAGCGAGAAGCACGAGTCAACGATGAGTCTGTCGGTCTAAAgaggctgcacaagagcgaacgAGCTAACAATGACGTTACCAGCTGGGACACTCGTGCAAACCAGAGCGTGCCCATCTAAAAGAAACCTTATTCCTTAAACagaggcacagggtcagattccgctgtcgGATCCCACATGTGGAGTCCGACCCGGCCGCGTGCATTCAGCCTAATTGTGCGTTCCAATGTCATCTGGGGCCGAGGTCCGTCCGCAGCCACTAGCGGCGGAAGGGAAGACGCCGCGTGTCAGCAATAGGGGACACACACAGCCGTCTTGTCCAGTTCAAGAATGTGCCATGTCGGACCAGTGGGTGGCGCTCGCCACAGTGACGGAGAACCCACAGTAAATACTGCCTTTAAATTTTCACACTTATGAGCGcaggtatttttttatttaccaCTTCACAGAcgtcagagcagagacttccactccaatCCCTATGTAATTACAGCGCTGTCCGCGGGtgcagtcagctgattggtcagggtcccaagtgatggaccccagccaatcatcgATGCCCTCTCCTGAGGACagctcatcagtagtattctccctggaaaacccctttaccgcAGCCAGCAGCGAGGCGCCGAGATTGTTGTAGATTTAAACTAACTGCCAAAACATTCTTGGGGTGAATCAAGACattgaaaatacttttttttttatcctccttAGGTGGAATCTTCAAGAGGTCATGTTAAAACTGAATAATGGTGTAAGTGTCCCTATTTACAACTCCGATGTCGCCAATAATGAGGGAGAAGACAAGTATGGATCCTAAATGTACTAATTAAAACCCCCAAACACTGACCAGCGGTTTAGATCTCCTTTTGTATGACACTCTGTGACGGTGGGGAGTCTGAAATTGTGTGAcaacttttcttttagacagttttcataaatctgcttcaATGGTTGACATTGCTGCTACTACAGtgcactgtttttgtttttttaatagtggCCCCCTATATGCAATTGGGTGGGATTCTTCATAGTCTATTATGAGTGTTGGGTTAGTCCATAGACGCATGCCTTGCTATATTGTTTATATTCTCTTTGTATTTGTCCAATGAAGGTATATAAGTGGTTATCTCCACATTGAcccatcacctatccataggatgggTGATAAAGGTCCGAGTGGTGGGAGTCttaccactgatcctgagaacaggggtcctgtgtcctcccCCTCATTGCAGGGTCACTGCACCCCCCCACAGGGAGGCAGAAATTGAATGGAGCATCAGTTGCGCATGCGCGTGCCACTCTACTCATCTTCAATCACCCGGCCGGAGATTGCAGAGTTCTTGTACTTGACTATTTCCAACTGCCCTATTGGAATGAATGGACTGGCACTGTATGTGCTCATTCACAGCTCCATTTAATCTCCTGCTCATTGCCAGGGTTGCAGTTAGCCCACAGTGAGAAGGGAAgatgggacccccgttcttggaaTTTTTGGATTGCTCAGCGGTGAGAACccaaccgatcagacttttatcacctattctatgaaTAGGCGATgagtcaattttgggaatacccctttaaaaggtgaatgtaaaaaaaaaaagtaataagttgTATTCCCAACAGAAGGCACAGATCAACAACTGCAGCCAGCTGGAGAGCCGGCTCTAGACTCCAGGCTTCTGTTTAATAAGCGATGTCTCATCTACCTTCTCTACTCAGACAGGTTTAATTCTACATGGATGTGGCCCTGGTGCCATGGCATCTCACAAACCAGTAATTATCACTTTATTGCTTCCTTTGACTAGAGAGTATCAGTTGTGTGATCCGGACATCCCGCTGCTAGATTCACTTCTACCTTCTGTATACACGCATGGCTGCAGTATCTTGGTGATGACCAAGGGCCTTAAACCACAAAAACAAGTGATTTCTCTTATGTGAACTTTACCTTTTAAAAGGGGTTTCTGGGCAGTAAATGAAAATGCTGAACTCTAGAAGGTCCAGCTAAGTGGCGGCAACTTGGACCTTTTATCTGCCACTCTTGACCCTGTTCTTTATCCCATGCAGCCAATGATCTGCTGCCATTTACTGCAGAAGGGATGCATGTAAGCACAGcagcagactgttacctacaactcccagcatgcatagagctcgtTTACtgaccagcactgtagctccacccactgctcacaggtcctacaacttttCAGCGTCCCTCTGACTCTgcagcagctttctctggcacCCTGGACAGAGCGGCCCGTCCGACACTCTGAACAACACATGAGTAATACAGCCCAGTGCTGCCACCCctatcctcccatcatgcactgctcacaggaagttggAGGCTACAGACAGTGGAGGAAGTAGCAACCGCGGTCAAGaagtcagaggaagtggagatatttttttttttaggcagagGGTCAcgtatagggatgagcgagtatactcgctaaagcgctactcgctcgagtaatgtgctttagatgagtatcttcctgcttgtccctgaagattcgggggccgccacaggtgagttgcggcagggagcaggggagagcgggcgggagagagatctcccctccgttcctccccactccgcggcggcccccgaatcttcagggacgagcggggagatacttgtctAAAACACAGTACTCGAATGagcagtgctttagcgagtatactcgctcatccctagtcacgtAGCATAGAAAGAATATTATGAACTCTGACCTTGTGATGTTGTGTATTAGATTTTTagaatgttagtctgtgccccggactacccctttaagaatttaaCTTCTGGATGCAGCAGTAAAATAGTAGTGGCCAAAAACAGAACAGGTTGGATGAGCTATTAGCAATAAAGTTACAAACAGGCTCACTATACGCACAAAGTTTCATTGCCCATATAGGACACCTGGATACCATCATTGCCAAATTCTTAGAAAAGATTAAAAGCCCCTATGTCTCGTTTTGGCATCTGTAAGACCCTCCGGGGGCCATGTGAACTAAACATACATCTCACTAGAACACTGTGACCCCAAGTGCAGTTTACTTGAGCTGTAGGGGTTTACATCTCACAGGTAGGAGACGACAATCTAGACTGAAGCGAAAGTCTCATGAGAAAAGGCGCCCAATGTTACCAAGTCTCTACTAGTCTGGGCATCAGTAGGAGGCTTCACTCTAGTACCACTTCTCATGCCCATCCAGGGACGTTAATATAAAACATACCTCCGATACATGAACAGTAACTCTACATCGGGCAAAACTTGGCGGTCCAGCTTTTACTCAGAGGCTTCAAATATTGGTGATGCttaatccatatatatatatatatatatatatatatatatatatatatatataacaacatCCACTAATGACTAATCGCTTGCAGAGTTAGCAGGGTTTTCCGTGGGAAATACGctcgatgacctattctaaggctaggttctcatcaatagttgatcttccAGGATTCTTGCTCAGGACTCCGGCCAAGCAGGTGATTGTGTGCCTGCTGATAGGGTTGCAAATACAGAGGCTCAGAGCGGTAGATGCTCCTACTAATGTGTGGTGGccagagcttgtaactgcaggcatggctcccaccGATTCCCGTAAGAGCTGCGCTTGCAACTAcaggcaccggccactacacacaggccggagcagcagcactgtcagctgattggcagaccccagctgaCCTTTTCTGTGAAGgcatcattaatagtattttccctggaaagcACCTTTAATCTCCTTCTAAATGTTGTTCTGTTACTCACCATCCTCAAAAACTGAAGTGACAGGGAAATTGGTACATAAAAGAATAACTTAAACTATGAGAACTAATCATTACtttactatgggggggggggggggggtgagtttcTCGGCCCGCTATCGCACTTGTGAATATAACAAGGGTCAAACTATAGATCAATCTGCTGCTCTCCGCCCACCCTAACACACGCGGTTCCCTTTGGTAGAGTGTTATCTTAAGACCTTTTTGTTAATACGGACTCTTGATACTTTATAATGTCTAggtaagcaaaatgtctgttgccCTATAAAGTTTAGATTGTGTAACGGCAGAGCAGCAATTACATGGCAGGAACATAGCGGAGCGCTAAAGCAGAACTTTGAAGCTGGTGGGTCCAGACAACTTGAGTGTATGAAGCCCTCTTCTCGAAGAGAAATTAAGTAAAATGCTCAAGAGTGCCCAGTTGAACATCTTACGTGACAGCAGGGGCTCCTCATGTGCAGAGGAAAGACAGATCAGTCATGTTGAACCCCAAATGCACGATTCTTTTGTCCGCAGGGAGGGGTGTCTGGCAGCTTACCCAACAAGAACACACACTCAACATGTATGGGCACATTGTGATGGCATGGGATCCTGCAAGTGGCCCAGAAAATGAGCACATCTTAGGGACTGTCTAGCTATAGTTACCTTAGAATTCCCATTTGTGGACAGGAAAAACAGCTgccgtttccctaaaaataagacataccctgaaaataagccatagcatgattttccagaatttgaggatacaaaatgatttttcaggctttggaGGATActtaatataagccctatcccaaaattaagccctgctaacagttaatttaaaaaaaagtcaagttaaatagtatccaggcagctatacatgtaaaaaaaagttaaacctttttgaacaaaaaaaaatataagacactgtcttattttcagggaaacatggtagaagtGTGGCAGAAGGAAAGCTTTATATTCACTTCCTGTTTAGATCCAATCCCAGTTTTGGGACATTCCAACTTGCACTTATGAAAATAGATTAGGTGGAACTGTATGCAAATTTTGCAGTTAAAGTAATAAGTCTATGAAATCCCTTCTAGGGGACGTTTACAcgtagcagaaattctgcagcatttccacatccaacaTCCACACCATCAGTGCGGATTGTAACTCTGAAGCAGCTGTGCTTCCACAGTTGATTTCGGAAGATCCCACGCTCTCTTTAGTGAGTGCAGCGCTGCTGATCTCCCTTCCATATCACCTGCCCAGCACCGCTGCACTCACTAGAGAGACCACCGGGTGCCCGGTAAAGGAAGCGCCGAGAGCGCAAAGACCGCAGAAGGGAGAGGGTGCGGGATCTTCTGAAATAGGCTGGGGAAGCGCTGCTGAtttagagtcaaaatctgcacagatGGTGCGGATCTTACCCGTTctagatgcagaaatactgcagaatttggcAGACCTATTCTTCGAGGTTTTCTGGGCTTTAAAACATTGAGGTCTATCCAGTCCTATCTCCCATAGTTGCTCTGAAGACCTCTTATACCAGGCTTACAACTTAAGGTAAGAAATGAACCCGTCCACGATGTATGTTGTGGGCAACCCGTCGGTTTCCATGACCTCAAGCATTGGCTGGACATCATCTAATGTTTAGAGGCTTCTATAGATTTCCACTTACCTGTAGTCCCACAATGGACTAAGAACTTGTCATACATGACTGACAGAAGAGACAACACGCAGGTTACTGAACATCCACCGAGTGGAAGATCTCTTTATTATAAACAGCTTCAAATGCATGGACCGGCCTCCCCAGCCTGAAGAATCCATCAGTAGAAACACATCTTATATTCCAGTAACAGAACAAACTATTAACAGGCTGCTTATAACTTACAAACTTTAATAGAACTATACAAAAACAGCTCTGGTTTAAAATTTCTGTACAAAAAAGGCACAACAGACACATTGCACGTCTTCGAGCGGCCAGATGAATGTAATCTTGGTCTTGCAAAACCTTGTATTAGGGATGAGTACTAATAGGTCTACAGACATGGCCGACCCTTCCTCAGAGGAAGGTTGGGGAACCACGACTTGGTCCGGTTGTTAATTTACATTTCCACTGAGAAAAAAGGATTTTCGGGCTTCTATGTAAGCGCCCTCACGTCCCCTTAGACTCGGCAGCCCAGTTTTCACCATCGGCTTTGGAGGAGACCAGGAATAACTCAGCTGCAGAGGCGGTTTTTGTTAAGACTTCGCCATTATAAGTTAGGACTGCGTCGGTCATTGACCTAAACTTAAGCAATCGAGTCATGCGATTTATTACAACTGTCTGCTATGAGCTTCATTAAATTGTAATTGGCAACATTATGATGTACATAGTTGGCTTGTGGGGTTGTACTTAGCCAGAACCTATAAAAAGTTCTAGAGGGTGACCATATCATGCAAAATGCAGACGTTTTCCCTTAAATTCGGACTTCCTCTAATGATTTACTGCAGGGTAATACTGATTAGCTGGTAGTTTCCCCATCACACGTCTTCTGCTTTACCACGGTCATCCATCCAGCCACCAAGGCTGCGGTCAATGTAGAAATGCCAACCCCGAGATCGGCATTGAAAAGGAATATTAAACATCAATGACTACAAC
It includes:
- the LOC136590989 gene encoding cytochrome c oxidase assembly factor 1 homolog, which encodes MPVPWKNLKELAIFLGIFSGGGCTLMYFLIQKSFSQRDYYLRALQKLESQSDVLEMLGAPPLKVHNLRLLDKYNRVDKTTAQIKIPVSGATRGGYLYSKAVKDQVHQRWNLQEVMLKLNNGVSVPIYNSDVANNEGEDKYGS